The window TGCGGGCCTACGTGGCGCGGCTTCGGGAGAACAGCCCCGAGGCCTCCCCCGCCGACATCATCACCAAGCTCGACACCCAGTACATGGCCGCGGCGATGGCCAGCGGCGCCGCCGTCGGCTCCGCGGCGGCCTACCCGGGGATCGGCACCCTGGTCGCGATGTCCGCGGTCGCCGGGGAGACGGTGGTGTTCCTCGAAGCGACCACGCTCTACGTCCTGGCCATGGCCGAGGTCCACGGCATTCCCGCCGAGCACCGCGAGCGCCGCCGCGCTCTGGTGCTGTCGGTGCTCGTCGGCGAGGACAGCAAGCGGGCCGTCGCCGATCTGCTCGGACCGGGCCGCACCAGCGGCGCCTGGGTGTCCGACGGCGCGGCGACGCTGCCACTGCCCGCGCTGTCGCAGCTCAACACCCGGTTGCTGCGCTACTTCGTCAAGCGCTACACGCTCAAGCGCGGAGCGCTGGCATTCGGCAAGATGCTGCCCGTCGGCATCGGCGCGGTCGTCGGTGGTGTCGGCAACAGGCTGATGGCCAAGAAGATCGTCGGCAACGCCCACACCGCGTTCGGCAACCCGCCCGCGCGCTGGCCGTCACCGCTGCATCTGCTGCCCGCACCACGCGACTGAATCGCGCGCCCGACGGGTACCGACACACCGTCCGGCAACGCGCGGCGGTGACCTCAATGACCATAACCGCGTTGGCTGGTCGACCCCAGGACAGAAGCGCTAGCCTCTATTACGGCAGAGACGCGGGATCACCGCACACCGGGTTGACAAAGGGGAGGCCGGCTGCCGCGGGGCGCCGGCCCGAAGCGAAGAATTGAGGCGAACAAAAGCCGTGAGCTCACCTTCACCATTCGGTCAGAACGAGTGGTTGGTCGAAGAGATGTACCGCAAATTCCGCGAGGATCCGTCGTCGGTCGACCCGAGTTGGCACGAGTTCCTCGTCGACTACTCCCCTGAACCCACCAACGAGCCCGCCACGAGCACGCGCCCGAGCTCCAACGGAAAGCCCGCCGCCAAGGCGCCGACCTCACCTGCCGAACCCGCCCCGGCCCCGAAGCCCACCGGCACCAACGGCTCCACCGCACCGGCGAAATCCGACAAGCCCGCCGCCAAGTCGCCGGAGAAGCCGGCCGCGAAGTCGTCGTCGTCGGAGAAGCCGGCCGACAAGACCGCGCAGAAGACCACCGACAAGGCCGCGCAGAAGACGGAATCCAAGACCGACGGCAAGAGCGCCGAGAAGGCTGCGCCGGCGAAGACGTCCGAGAAGAGCGCCCCCGCGGCAGCCTCCGAGGACGAGTCGCAGGTGTTGCGCGGTGCGGCCGCAGCGGTCGTGAAGAACATGTCCGCATCCCTGGACGTACCGACGGCCACCAGTGTGCGGGCCATCCCGGCCAAGGCGATGATCGACAACCGCATTGTCATCAACAACCACCTCAAGCGCACCCGCGGCGGCAAGATCTCGTTCACCCACCTGCTCGGCTATGCCATCGTGCAGGCGGTCAAGAAGTTCCCGAACATGAACCGGCACTTCGCCGAGATCGACGGCAAACCCAACGCGGTCACGCCGGCCCATACAAATCTGGGTCTGGCGATCGACCTGCCGGGCAAGGACGGCAAGCGCACACTGGTCGTCGCGGCGATCAAGAACTGCGAGACGATGCACTTCGGGCAGTTCATCGCCGCCTACGAGGACATCGTGCGTCGTGCCCGCGACGGCAAGTTGACCGGCGAAGACTTTGCGGGCGTGACGATTTCGCTGACGAACCCCGGCACGATCGGCACCGTCCACTCGGTGCCGCGGCTGATGCAGGGCCAGGGCGCGATCGTCGGCGCGGGTGCGCTGGAGTACCCGGCCGAGTTCCAGGGCGCGAGCGAGGAGCGCATCGCCGAGCTCGGCGTCGGCAAGCTGATGACGCTGACGTCGACCTACGACCACCGCATCATCCAGGGCGCCGAGTCGGGTGACTTCCTGCGCACGATCCACAACCTGCTGCTCGACGACGAGTTCTACGACGAGATCTTCCGCGCGCTCGGCATCCCGTACGAGCCGGTGCGGTGGCGCATCGACAACCCGGACTCCATCGAGGACAAGAACGCCCGCGTCATCGAGCTGATCGCGGCCTACCGCAACCGCGGCCATCTGATGGCCGACATCGACCCGCTGCGTCTGGACAAGACCCGCTTCCGCAGCCACCCCGACCTCGACGTCAACACCCACGGGCTGACGCTGTGGGACCTCGACCGCGAGTTCAAGGTCAACGGGTTCGCGGGCCAGACGAACAAGAAGCTGCGCGACATCCTCGGCCTGCTGCGTGACGCGTACTGCCGCCACATCGGCGTCGAGTACACCCACATCCTCGAGCCCGAACAGCAGCAGTGGCTGCAGGACCGCATCGAGATCAAGCACGCCAAGCCGACCGTCGCCGAGCAGAAGTACATTCTGTCCAAGCTCAATGCCGCCGAGGCGTTCGAGACGTTCCTGCAGACCAAATACGTTGGGCAGAAACGCTTCTCGCTGGAAGGCGCCGAGACCGTCATCCCGATGATGGACGCCGCGATCGACCAGTGCGCCGAGCACGGGCTCAACGAGGTCGTCATCGGCATGCCGCACCGCGGCCGGCTCAACGTGCTGGCCAATATCGTCGGCAAGCCGTACTCGCAGATCTTCACCGAGTTCGAGGGCAACCTGAACCCGTCGCAGGCGCACGGCTCCGGCGACGTCAAGTACCACCTCGGCGCCAACGGCACCTACATCCAGATGTTCGGCGACAACGACATCTCGGTCTCCCTGGTCGCCAACCCCAGCCACCTCGAGGCCGTCGACCCGGTACTCGAAGGCATCGTGCGCGCCAAGCAGGATCTGCTCGAAAGCGGTGAGGAAGCCGACGGCGGCGCAGGCGACTTCACCGTCGTGCCGATGATGCTGCACGGTGACGCCGCGTTCGCCGGTCAGGGTGTGGTCGCCGAGACACTGAACCTGGCGCTGCTGCGCGGCTACCGCACCGGCGGCACGATCCACATCATCGTCAACAACCAAATCGGCTTCACCACCTCGCCGACGGACTCGCGTTCCTCGGAGTACTGCACCGACGTCGCGAAGATGATCGGCGCGCCGATTTTCCACGTCAACGGCGACGACCCCGAAGCCGCGGTGTGGGTGGCCAAGCTCGCGGTCGACTTCCGGCAGAAGTTCAAGAAGGACGTCGTCATCGACATGCTGTGCTACCGCCGGCGCGGGCACAACGAGGGCGACGACCCGTCGATGACCCAGCCGTACATGTACGACGTGATCGACACCAAGCGCGGTGTCCGTAAGACCTACACCGAAGCGCTCATCGGCCGTGGCGACATCTCGATGAAGGAAGCCGAAGACGCGCTGCGCGACTATCAGGGTCAGCTCGAGCGGGTGTTCAACGAGGTCCGCGATCTGGAGAAACACGAGATCGAGCCGAGCGCCTCGGTCGAGTCCGACCAGATGGTCCCCGCGGGCATGAAGACCGCGGTGGACAAGTCGCTGCTCGCCCGCGTCGGTGACGCGCACCTGGCGTTCGGCGAGGACTTCAACGTGCACCCGCGCGTGAAGCCCGTGCTGGAGAAGCGCCGCGAGATGGCCTACGAGGGCAAGGTCGACTGGGCGTTCGCGGAACTGCTCGCACTCGGCACGTTCCTGGCCGAGGGCAAGACCATCCGGTTCACCGGCCAGGACACCCGCCGTGGCACGTTCACGCAGCGGCACGCGGTGATCATCGACCGGCAGAGCGGCCGGGAGTTCACCCCGCTGGACCTGCTGACCGTCGACACCGACGGCAACCCGACCGGCGGCAAGCTGATGATCTACGACTCGGCGCTCTCGGAGTTCGCGGCCGTCGGCTTCGAGTACGGCTACTCGGTCGGCAACCCCAACGCGATGGTGCTGTGGGAGGCGCAGTTCGGCGACTTCGTCAACGGCGCGCAGTCGATCATCGACGAGTTCATCAGCTCCGGTGAGGCCAAGTGGGGCCAGCTCTCCGACGTGGTGCTGCTGCTCCCGCACGGTCACGAGGGCCAGGGACCGGACCACACGTCGGGCCGCATCGAGCGGTTCCTGCTGCTGTGGGCCGAGGGCTCGATGACGATCGCGGTGCCCTCCACGCCGGCGAACTACTTCCATCTGCTGCGCCGCCACGGCCTCGACGGGATCCACCGTCCGCTGATCGTGTTCACGCCGAAGTCGATGCTGCGCAACAAGGCCGCCGTCAGCGATCTGCGGGACTTCACCGAGGCGAAGTTCCGCTCGGTGCTCGAAGAGCCCACCTACACCGAGGGCACCGGCGACCGCTCGAAGGTGACGCGGGTGCTGCTGACGTGCGGCAAGCTCTACTACGAGCTCGCGGCACGCAAGAGCAAGCAGGATCGCGACGACGTCGCCATCGTGCGGCTCGAGCAGCTCGCGCCGCTGCCGAAGCGTCGCCTCGCCGAAACCCTGGACCAGTATCCGAACGCCGAGAAGTTCTTCTGGGTGCAGGAGGAGCCGGCGAACCAGGGCGCCTGGCCGACGCTGGGTCTGACGTTGCCCGAGGTGCTGCCCGACAAGCTCGCCGGCATCAAGCGGATCTCGCGGCGGGCGATGTCGGCGCCGTCGTCAGGTTCGTCGAAAGTGCACGCCGTCGAGCAGCAGGAGATCATCGACGAAGCGTTCGCCTGACCTTCGGAGCCTTCGGACTTGCACCCGGCCTTGCACCGCGAGCGCGCATGTCTGCACGCCGACGCGCCGTGAATCGCGAGCACCCTGCGCGCGCTCACGGCCGTCGAGCGGCGGCGATCAGCGGAAGAACGAGAACGGCACCCCGTCGGTCATCGCATCGACCGCGCGCGGGCAGAAGATCGAGATGGCCAGCCCGGTGAACATCGTCGCGGGGCCGAGCGGACGGCCGAGCGCCTCCGAGACGTCCGCGGCGACGTTGGCGGCGTTCTGGCCGGGCTCGGACAGCATCGGGCACACCGTCTGACCGACCCGAACCGCCGTCGCCGGATCGATGTCTCCGAGGCGGTAGTGCTGCAGCGTCGAGATGAACGCGTCGGTCGCCGGGTCGGCATGGGCGGGCGGCGCCGACAACGTCGCGGCCATCGCGGCCGAGGCGACGAGCGCGGCCACGACCGGGTAGGTCAACTTCATGCCCTGATTGTCGCTCTGCGCGCCGAGTCCATTACCGGCCGACGCCGGTGCGGGGAAACACGGGACCGGGGGTACCGGGTAGGCTCACACCACTCGACGCGTCGACCAACCGAGGGAGTGTAGATGCAGGGCTTCGCGGGAAAAGTGGCCGTGGTGACGGGCGCAGGCTCGGGCATCGGGCAAGCGCTGGCCATCGAACTCGGCCGATCTGGCGCACTCGTCGCGATCAGCGACGTCGACACCGAAGGCCTCGCGGTCACCGAGGAACGACTGAAGGCCATCGGCACGCACGTCAAGAGCGACCGGCTCAACGTGACCGAACGCGAGACGTTCCTGCAGTACGCGGACGACGTCGCCGAGCATTTCGGCAAGGTGCACCAGATCTACAACAACGCCGGTATCGCCTTCACCGGCGACATCGAGGTGTCGCAGTTCAAAGACATCGAGCGGGTCATGGACGTCGACTTCTGGGGCGTCGTCAACGGCACGAAAGCCTTCCTCCCCCACCTCATCGCGTCCGGCGACGGCCATGTCGTCAACGTGTCGTCGGTGTTCGGGCTGTTCTCGGTACCCGGTCAGGGCGCCTACAACGCGGCGAAGTTCGCGGTGCGCGGCTTCACCGAGGCGCTGCGCCAGGAGATGGCGCTCGCCGGGCATCCCGTGAAGGTGTCCTGCGTGCACCCCGGCGGCATCAAGACCGCGATCGCACGCAACGCCGGCGCCGCCGAAGGTCTCGACGCCGACGAGCTGGCCAAGACGTTCGACAAGAAGCTCGCGAGTACGACACCGGAGAAGGCCGCCCAGGTGATTCTCGACGGGGTGCGCAAGAACAAGGCCCGCATCCTGATCGGCAACGACGCGAAGATGTTCGAGATCGCGATCCGCGCACTCGGCGCGGGTTACCAGAGCGTGTTCCCCAAGGTCGTCGCCCGGCTGACGCCGCCGGCGAAGTAAGCACGCTCGACGGGCACGAACTCGCGTCGGGTGCCACGGGTGACGGCGTGTCGGCGTACAGACCCGCGCGCTCGCGGTGCGAGGTGCTCGGTGCCTGGCGCTCGGTGCTTGCGCTCAGTGGCCGACGCCGAGCGGATGCTCCTCCAGCCATTGCCCGGCCACCAGGCCGGGGTCGGTGCCCTCGGCGAGCTGTCGGCGCATGTCGGCCAGCGAGCCGGTGTCGAGCACACCGGCGATCTCGTTGAGCGCGAGCACCTGCGACTCGTTCAACTCGTTGCGCCGGTACAGCGGCACCACATTCTCGGCGCGGATCAACGCGGTCTTGTCGGAGAGCACCACGACCTCCGACGGAACATCCGGTGCCGCGGTCGAGGTCCACGCCGCGTCGATGCGGCCCGCCCGCAGAGCGCCGAACATCGCGTCGTCGTCGGGGAACTCGCGGGCGTCGGGCAACGTGCAGGTGCCGACGCGCGCCGGCCGGGGTTCGGACCGCACCGCGCCGACCGCGATATCCGGGCAGCTGCGCGCCAGCGCCGCCACGTCGCCGCCGTCCCACTCGCCGGCCGTGCGCTCGGTCACCGCGATCGCGGGCTTGTTCTCCGCCGAGGTCGTGTAGTCACCCGCCGCCACCCCCTCGGGGAGCGCCGACAGCAGCGTGCGGTACACCTGCACATCGGAGCGTGCGGCGGAGTCGGGCGCGAAGCGCGCCAGCAGTTCCCCGGTGAGTCCCGGCGCCACCCGAACCTCACCCGAGTCCAGCGCGCCGAGGGGGTCGTCGGCAACCTGCACGTGGGCCGGATTCCCGTAGAAACGCAGCGCCGCCGTATACAGATGCGCCACAAGCTGGGCTTCGGGCTCACCGGTGGCGCCGACCGGAATCGACGGCGGAGCGGGCGGACCACCACAGCCCGCGACGATCCCCACAGCGGCCAGACAGAACGCCAGCCGCAGCCGGTACGAGGCGCGCGGGCGGCTCAGCCGGATCAGTCCTCGGACGCCGCGGCCACCGCAGCCGCGACTGCCGGTCCCACCCGCGGGTCCAGAGCGCTCGGCACGATGTGGTCCACCGACAGGTCGTCACCGACCACAGAGAAGATCGCCTCTGCCGCAGCGACTTTCATCTTCTCGGTGATCCTGCGCGCGCCCGCGTCGAGGGCGCCACGGAACACGCCGGGGAACGCCAGCACGTTGTTGATCTGGTTCGGGAAATCGCTGCGGCCGGTCGCGACGACCGACGCGTACTTGCGGGCGGCGTCGGGGTGGATCTCGGGATCGGGGTTCGACAGCGCGAAGACGATGCCGCCCGGCGCCATCGTCGCGATGATCTCCTCGGGCACCAGGCCCGCGGACAGACCGAGGAACATGTCGGCGCCGTCGAGCGCTTCGGCGACGCCGCCGGTGCGGCCCGCGGGGTTCGTCCGCTGGGCGAGTTCGGCCTTGAACGAGTTCAGGTCGCCGCGGTCCGGATGGATGATGCCCTTGGAATCCAGCACCGTGATGTCGGTGATGCCCTTGGCGAGCAGGATGTTCGCGCAGGCGACGCCCGCGGCGCCGGCACCCGAGATCACCACGCGCAGCGCGTGCATGTCGCGCTCGAGAACCTTGGCCGCGCCGTGCAGCGCGGCGAGGACGACGATCGCGGTGCCGTGCTGGTCGTCGTGCATGACCGGGCAGTCGAGGGCCTCGATCACGCGGCGCTCGATCTCGAAGCAGCGCGGAGCAGAGATGTCCTCCAGGTTCACCGCGCCGAACGTCGGCCGCAGCCGGATCAGCGTCTCGACGATCTCGTCGGGATCCTTGGTGTCGAGGACGATCGGGATGGAGTCGAGTCCGCCGAACGTCTTGAACAGCGCGCTCTTGCCCTCCATCACCGGGAGCGAGGCCGCCGCGCCGATGTCACCGAGTCCGAGCACCGCGCTGCCGTCGCTCACCACGGCGACGAGCCGGCTGGCCCACGTGTACTTCTTGGCCAGCGTCTTGTCGGCCGCGATCGCACGGCTCACCTGCGCGACACCGGGGGTGTAGGCGATCGACAGAGCCCGCTGGGTGTCCAGAGGCGATTTCAAGTCCACCGAGAGCTTGCCGCCCTCGTGCGCTTCGAAGATCTCGTTGTCGTCGATGACGACCTGGGGCGTGCGAACCATTTCAGCCACGGCGTCACAGTAACCGACCCTCCAAACTCACAGGAATGGGTTCCCCCGTCGTGAGAAGGACGCAACGTGATCGCCGCGTACGATTTTCCCGGATACCGCCGATGCCACGGCGGTGACGTTCACGCAGATCAGGGAGGTGGGCGCATGCCCTCGTTTCGTCCGCTCCCACCGCGACAGTCATCGGACACCCGATCGGCCGGTGGCGCCGCCCACCGCATCCACCTCCCCGTCTCCCAGGCGATGGTCGACTGCGGCGTCTACTGCGACGGGATCAGACTCCCCGGCAAGTACACCCACGCCGCGGCGCTGGACAAGGTGCACGAGATCGAGGCCGACGGCGGGTCCGCCTTCGTCTGGATCGGTCTGCACGAACCCGACGACCAGCAGATGAAAGCCGTCGCCGAGGTGTTCGGTCTGCACGACCTCGCCGTCGAGGACGCCGTCCACGCCCACCAGCGGCCGAAGCTCGAACGCTACGACGGCACGTTGTTCCTGGTACTCAAGACGGTCACCTACGTCGAGCACGAGTCGATGGCCAAGGTCCGCGAAATCGTCGAGACGGGTGAGGTGATGATCTTCGTCGGCGGCGACTTCGTCGTCACGGTCCGCCACGGCGAACACGGTGGACTCGCCGGGGTCCGGAAGCGTCTGGAGGCCGCCCCGCACAACCTGCGTCTGGGGCCCTACTCGGTGATGCACGCGATCGCCGACCACGTTGTCGACACCTACCTCGATGTCACCGACCTCATCGAACACGACATCGACGCGATGGAAGAGGACATCTTCTCTCCCCGTCAGCAGACCGACATCGAGACGATCTACCTGCTCAAGCGTGAAGTCGTCGAGCTTCGCCGCGCGGTCAGCCCGCTGGTCACCGATCTCGAGCGGATCGACAGGGAACACGACGACCTCGTCAACGTCGAGATCCGGCGCTACATGCGCGACGTCCTCGACCACACCATCAAGGCCGCCGATCGCATCGGCAGCTACGACGAGCTGCTGAGTTCCCTGGTGCAGGCCGCGCTCGGCAAGGTCGCGATGCAGCAGAACGTCGACATGCGCAAGATCTCGGCGTGGGTCGCCATCGCCGCGGTGCCGACCGCGATGGCGGGCATCTACGGCATGAACTTCGACCACATGCCGGAATTGAACTGGACGTTCGGCTATCCGCTGGCCCTGCTGGTGATGGCCACCGTCTGCGTGGTGCTCTACCGCAACTTCCGGCGCAACAACTGGCTCTGACCTCGCCGAGCACCTCCGCCGAACGTGCATTCCAGCAGGCCTCCACTCGCACTTTTCCTGCTGGAATGCAATTTCGGCGCGCTCAGGCGGGACTGGCGGCCTTCCGCCGTGGGTCCGTGGGGTCGACCCCGTCCTGCACCCACGCCTCCCTCATCGCCTCGGCCCCTTTCAACCGCACCCACGCCGCCTCCGTCGCGGTGATCGGCACCGCCGACAACAGGACCACCGGCGACATCGGCTCGGGCAGTACGACATCGTCGATGTCGCTGCGGCCCAACAGGAATGCGGTGAAGGGCGCACCCTCCCAGATCGGCATCTCCAGGTCGATCAGCGCGTCGGGCGCCAGGATCAGGCCCTCCACCGCGGGCGAGGCGGCCACCACGGCCACCGACCGGGACAACCCCACCGGGGACGTCCCCTTCAGGGCGACGACGACCTCGGCCCGAGGGCCCTGCACCGGGTCGGCGATCATCTCCGCCGGGTCCACCATCGGCTGCTTCGAGCAACCCAGCGAAACATAGTGCACCGGAGCATCTCCCGGCCCCGCAAAGCGCAGGACGTCGATCCGGTCGGCACCCAGGAACGTCACGCTGGCCTGATCGGGCTCCGCGGTGACACCCAGCCGGGCGAAGTGCTCCAGCAGATGTGAGCGCACCAGAGCGGGAACGTCGTTGCGCGACGACACCATCAGATGGTCAGGCGCGCCAGCAGATCCCGGCCCTTCTCGGCGTTCGGCGGATCGCACAGCACGTCGTAGCGTCCGGCGACCAGTTGCATGGTCGAACTGAAATCCCTTGTGCCACGGGCCATCGCGTACGGAATCGCCGAGGTGATCAACCCGAAGAACACGCCCGCGATCACACCGGTGATGAGCGCACTCCACGGATTGGGGCTGAAGAACCCGAGGATGAGCCCGATGAACAGGCCCAGCCACGCACCGGTCAGGACACCGCCGCCGAGGACCTTGGGCCAGCTCAACCGGCCCGTGACCCGTTCCACCTGCATCAGGTCGACCCCGACGATCGTGACCTGCTGGACCGGAAACTCCTGATCCGACAGATAGTCCACCGCCCGCTGCGCCTCGGCGTACGTCGAGTACGAGCCGATCGGCCAGCCTTTCGGCGGCGTGGGAAGAGCGGGCTGGCGTCCGCGCCCGGCTGCCGGTCCCGCGGCCGGCGAAGCGGGATTCTGTCCTGGCTGGAAGGGGCTGGTCATGGTCTCGTCACTGCCTTTCCTTCACGCACAACGGTAGTCCACCGACAACGTCTGGCCCACCCTAAAGGTGCCGCACTGCTCGCTCACCTCGGGTTACCTGCTCTTAGGCTAGGTTGATCGTCATGACGAGTTCGGACAACGACGCCGACCGGGTCGAATCCTCCGAGTCGGCTGCCGACGGCTCCGAGCCCACTCCGGCGGGCTATGAGGCACCCTCGATCGAGCACACGCCGAGCGCACCCGACACGTCGTCCGACGACACCCCGCCGCACGGATACACGCCGCCGCCGGCCTACAACCCGCCGCCGTCCTCCACCCCGCCGATGTACGGGACACCGCCGAACACCGGCTACCCGGCGCCCGGCGACTTCACCTCACCGCCCTACCCGCCGCCCCCCGCGGGCTACGGCGCGCAGAACTATCCGCCGCCCGGCTACGGCGCACAGGGTTACGGCCCACAGGGTTACGGCGCACAGAGTTACGGCGCACAGGGTTACCCGTCGCCCTACGGCGCGTACCCCGGCGGCTACCCGGGCGCGGACTACGGCTACGGCACACCCGCGCAGCAGGGCTCCAACGGCATGGCCATCGGCTCGCTGGTGACCTCACTGCTCGCGCTACCGCTCAACATCGCGTGCTTCTCGGGAACGATCGCATCGATCGTCGCCGTCGTCCTCGGCGTCGTCGCACTCAACCAGATCAAGACCAGCGGCCAGAGCGGCAAGGAGATGGCCATCGCGGGCATCGCGATCGGAGTGCTGGGGCTCATCGGCGCGTTCGTCCTGATGGCCGTCGTCTTCGCGGGATCGGGCTAACCGGGCGGGACGAACCGCTCCCCGGTACGCGTCATCCCCGCCGCGCGGCCCTTCCCGGCGATCACCAACGCCATCTTGCGGCTGGCCTCATCGATCATCTCGTCGCCCAGCATCACCGCGCCCCGCGCACCGCCGGCCCGCGAGGTGTGCCATTCGTAGGCTTCGAGAAGCAACTCGGCGTGGTCGTAGTCCTGCTGGCGCGGGCTGAAGATCTCATTGCCCGCCTCGATCTGGTCCGGGTGCAGCACCCACTTCCCGTCATAGCCCAGAGCCGCCGACCGCCCGGCCACCCGCCGGAACGCCTCGACGTCACGAACCTTCAGGAACGGGCCGTCGATCGCGGCGATCCCGTTGGCGCGCGCAGCGATCAGGATCCGCATCAGCACGTGGTGGTAGGCATCGCCGACGTCGTACCCCTCGGGCTGCTCCCCCACCACGAGCGTGCGCATGTTGAGACTCGCCATCAGATCGGCAGGCCCCAGCACCAGCGCCTGCACCCGCGGGGCCGACGCGATCGCATCGATGTGGGTCAGCCCGCGGGCATCCTCGATCTGCGCCTCGATCCCGATCCGGCCCGGCGGCAGGTCGTGGGTCGCCTCCAACTGACTCAGAAGCAGATCCAGGGCATGGACGTGTGAGACGTCGGTCACCTTGGGCAGCACGACGATGTCGAGCGACGCGCCCGCCCGGGCCATCACTTCGATGATGTCGGCGTGCGTCCACGGCGTGGTCCAGTCGTTGACCCGGACACCACGTAGCTGATCGCCCCAGCCGGGTTCTGCCAGTGCCTGTGCAACCCGTTGCCGCGCTTCGTCTTTGGCCTCCGCGGCGACCGCATCCTCAAGGTCGAGGAAGACCTCGTCGGCGGGAAGCGCCTTGGCCTTCTGAATCATCTTCTCGCTGCTGCCGGGAACGGACAGGCAGGTCCGACGGGGTCGATATCGGTTCTCCACTGAATGCACCTCCAGACACTCTTCTACCCTTGACAACCATGGCGTCGGTCAACAGGGTCTATGCGGCTCGTCTCGCGGGCATGGTGGTGCTGGGTCCCGACGGCGAATCCATCGGACGTGTGCGCGACGTCGTGATCGGCATCTCGGTCGTCCGTCAACAGCCCCGGGTACTGGGCCTCGTCATCGAACTTCTCAGCCGCAGAAGAATTTTCGTCCCCATTCTGCGGGTCACCGCCATCGAGCCGGGAGCGGTCACGCTGTCGACCGGCAACGTCTCGCTGCGCCGCTTCTCGCAGCGCCCGGGTGAGGTGCTCGTCCTCGGCCAGGTCGTCGAGACCAGGGTGCGGGTCGACGATCCCGACCTTCCCGCGCTCGCCGGCCTCGACGTCGTCGTGGTGGACCTCGGCATCGAGCAGACCCGGACCCGCGACTGGGTCGTCACCCGGGTGGCAGTCCGGCCGCAGCGCCGCCTCGGCCGGCGCAGCAACGTGTACACCACGGAATGGGACCACGTGCAGGGCCTGACGCCGGCCGGTCTGGCCATGCCCGATCAGGGTGTGGCGCAACTGCTCGAACAGTTCGAAGACAAGCGCCCGGTCGAGGTCGCCGACGCGATCCGCGAACTGCCCGGGAAGCGCCGCCACGAGGTCGTCAACGCGCTCGACGACGAACGGCTCGCCGATGTGCTGCAGGAGCTCCCCGAAGAGGAGCAGGTGGAACTTCTGCGGCAGCTCAAGACCGATCGCGCCGCCGACGTGCTCGAAGCGA is drawn from Mycolicibacterium gilvum and contains these coding sequences:
- a CDS encoding DUF732 domain-containing protein translates to MKLTYPVVAALVASAAMAATLSAPPAHADPATDAFISTLQHYRLGDIDPATAVRVGQTVCPMLSEPGQNAANVAADVSEALGRPLGPATMFTGLAISIFCPRAVDAMTDGVPFSFFR
- a CDS encoding SDR family NAD(P)-dependent oxidoreductase; translated protein: MQGFAGKVAVVTGAGSGIGQALAIELGRSGALVAISDVDTEGLAVTEERLKAIGTHVKSDRLNVTERETFLQYADDVAEHFGKVHQIYNNAGIAFTGDIEVSQFKDIERVMDVDFWGVVNGTKAFLPHLIASGDGHVVNVSSVFGLFSVPGQGAYNAAKFAVRGFTEALRQEMALAGHPVKVSCVHPGGIKTAIARNAGAAEGLDADELAKTFDKKLASTTPEKAAQVILDGVRKNKARILIGNDAKMFEIAIRALGAGYQSVFPKVVARLTPPAK
- a CDS encoding multifunctional oxoglutarate decarboxylase/oxoglutarate dehydrogenase thiamine pyrophosphate-binding subunit/dihydrolipoyllysine-residue succinyltransferase subunit, translating into MYRKFREDPSSVDPSWHEFLVDYSPEPTNEPATSTRPSSNGKPAAKAPTSPAEPAPAPKPTGTNGSTAPAKSDKPAAKSPEKPAAKSSSSEKPADKTAQKTTDKAAQKTESKTDGKSAEKAAPAKTSEKSAPAAASEDESQVLRGAAAAVVKNMSASLDVPTATSVRAIPAKAMIDNRIVINNHLKRTRGGKISFTHLLGYAIVQAVKKFPNMNRHFAEIDGKPNAVTPAHTNLGLAIDLPGKDGKRTLVVAAIKNCETMHFGQFIAAYEDIVRRARDGKLTGEDFAGVTISLTNPGTIGTVHSVPRLMQGQGAIVGAGALEYPAEFQGASEERIAELGVGKLMTLTSTYDHRIIQGAESGDFLRTIHNLLLDDEFYDEIFRALGIPYEPVRWRIDNPDSIEDKNARVIELIAAYRNRGHLMADIDPLRLDKTRFRSHPDLDVNTHGLTLWDLDREFKVNGFAGQTNKKLRDILGLLRDAYCRHIGVEYTHILEPEQQQWLQDRIEIKHAKPTVAEQKYILSKLNAAEAFETFLQTKYVGQKRFSLEGAETVIPMMDAAIDQCAEHGLNEVVIGMPHRGRLNVLANIVGKPYSQIFTEFEGNLNPSQAHGSGDVKYHLGANGTYIQMFGDNDISVSLVANPSHLEAVDPVLEGIVRAKQDLLESGEEADGGAGDFTVVPMMLHGDAAFAGQGVVAETLNLALLRGYRTGGTIHIIVNNQIGFTTSPTDSRSSEYCTDVAKMIGAPIFHVNGDDPEAAVWVAKLAVDFRQKFKKDVVIDMLCYRRRGHNEGDDPSMTQPYMYDVIDTKRGVRKTYTEALIGRGDISMKEAEDALRDYQGQLERVFNEVRDLEKHEIEPSASVESDQMVPAGMKTAVDKSLLARVGDAHLAFGEDFNVHPRVKPVLEKRREMAYEGKVDWAFAELLALGTFLAEGKTIRFTGQDTRRGTFTQRHAVIIDRQSGREFTPLDLLTVDTDGNPTGGKLMIYDSALSEFAAVGFEYGYSVGNPNAMVLWEAQFGDFVNGAQSIIDEFISSGEAKWGQLSDVVLLLPHGHEGQGPDHTSGRIERFLLLWAEGSMTIAVPSTPANYFHLLRRHGLDGIHRPLIVFTPKSMLRNKAAVSDLRDFTEAKFRSVLEEPTYTEGTGDRSKVTRVLLTCGKLYYELAARKSKQDRDDVAIVRLEQLAPLPKRRLAETLDQYPNAEKFFWVQEEPANQGAWPTLGLTLPEVLPDKLAGIKRISRRAMSAPSSGSSKVHAVEQQEIIDEAFA
- a CDS encoding NAD(P)-dependent malic enzyme — encoded protein: MVRTPQVVIDDNEIFEAHEGGKLSVDLKSPLDTQRALSIAYTPGVAQVSRAIAADKTLAKKYTWASRLVAVVSDGSAVLGLGDIGAAASLPVMEGKSALFKTFGGLDSIPIVLDTKDPDEIVETLIRLRPTFGAVNLEDISAPRCFEIERRVIEALDCPVMHDDQHGTAIVVLAALHGAAKVLERDMHALRVVISGAGAAGVACANILLAKGITDITVLDSKGIIHPDRGDLNSFKAELAQRTNPAGRTGGVAEALDGADMFLGLSAGLVPEEIIATMAPGGIVFALSNPDPEIHPDAARKYASVVATGRSDFPNQINNVLAFPGVFRGALDAGARRITEKMKVAAAEAIFSVVGDDLSVDHIVPSALDPRVGPAVAAAVAAASED
- a CDS encoding glycine betaine ABC transporter substrate-binding protein codes for the protein MGIVAGCGGPPAPPSIPVGATGEPEAQLVAHLYTAALRFYGNPAHVQVADDPLGALDSGEVRVAPGLTGELLARFAPDSAARSDVQVYRTLLSALPEGVAAGDYTTSAENKPAIAVTERTAGEWDGGDVAALARSCPDIAVGAVRSEPRPARVGTCTLPDAREFPDDDAMFGALRAGRIDAAWTSTAAPDVPSEVVVLSDKTALIRAENVVPLYRRNELNESQVLALNEIAGVLDTGSLADMRRQLAEGTDPGLVAGQWLEEHPLGVGH